The genomic region GAAAATAAAATTAGAAAAAAATTAGAAAAATTAAAGAATAAAAAATTAATGATCATAACAAAATGAAAAAAATTTAAAAATATTAGAAAATTTAAGAATAATAAAAAAAGTTATAAAAAAACGCCGAGACTGGGATTTGAACCCAGGCGGCTATTACACCACGGGATTTCAAGTCCCGCGCCTTACCAGGCTAGACTATCTCGGCATATGATATGTAAAATAAATATAGATTTATTAAGAATAATCTAATAGAAATTTAGTAAAAATTTAAAATAAAAGTATGAAAATTAATTCTGAAAATAAATTCAGAACAATTAACTTAATTATTTAAGTTCAATTTCAATACTTACGTTATCAGGAACGCTTACTTTCATAATTTGTCTCATAGCTCTTTCATCAGCGCCAATTCCAATTAAACGTTTGTGGATACGAAGTTCCCATTTTTCCCAAGTAGCTTTTCCTTCTCCATCTGGAGATTTTCTAGTTGGTACAACTAATTTTTTAGTAGGTAATGGAATAGGGCCAGAAATATCTACACCAGTTCTTTCAGAAATTTTCTTTAACTGGTCACAGACATAATTAATTTTTTCAGGATCAGTACCTGTAAGTTTAATTCTAGCTTGATTCATTTTAATCCTCCTTAAACAGGTTAATAATCTAGTTTAAACCTAAAATATGATTAAACTAGATTACTAGATTAAAACATACTATAGATTTAAAATAAGTATTATTTAAAACCTAAAAATAAAGATTTGATTTATTAGGAAAATTAAAAACTTTCTCTAATAAATTTTCAAAATTAAAACTAAAAAAAATAAAAAATGATAATTTAATTAAAAATTAATCATTGATCTTATTTTTTGTCAGTTACTTTAAGACATAAACCAGCTGCTACGGTTTGACCCATATCTCTGATAGCGAATCTTCCCATTGGAGGGATGTTTGCAGCTTCTTCCATAACCATAGGTTTGGTTGGTTTAATTTGTACAATAGCTGCGTCACCAGTTTTAATGAAGTCAGGTTTGGTTGCTTCAGGTTGACCGGTAGCAGGGTCGAGTTTAGAAGTTAAGTCTAAGAAAGTACATGCAGTTTGTGAGGTGTGACAGTGGAATACAGGGGTGTATCCTACGGTGATTACACCAGGGTGTTGTAATACTACAACTTGTGCAGTAAATTCTTTAGCTACAGTAGGAGCGTCAGTAGTGTGTCCAGCTACGTCTCCTCTTCTGATATCGTTTTTACCTACACCTCTTACGTTGAATCCGATGTTGTCACCAGGTTCAGCTTCAGGGAAAGTTTCGTGGTGCATTTCGATAGATTTTACTTCACCAGATACTCCAGCAGGTTCAAAGATAACGTTGTCTCCTTGTTTCATGATACCAGTTTCTACTCTTCCTACAGGTACAGTACCTACACCAGTGATGGAGTATACGTCTTGAATAGGAATTCTTAATGGTAAGTCTACAGGTTTTTCAGGTGGTACTAATTTGTCTAATTCATCCATTAATGGACTACCTTTGTACCAGGACATGTTACCGGAGAGCTCTTTGATGTTGTCTCCTTCAAATGCAGACATAGGGATGAAAGGAGTGGTTGCTGGGTCTCTACCGATGGATCTGAGTAAGTCAGATACTTCATCTTTTACTTCGTTGAATCTGTCTTCACTGTAATCTACCATATCCATTTTGTTTACAGCAATGATTAATTGTTTAATACCTAAAGTCATGGATAAGAACATGTGTTCTTTGGTTTGTGGCATTACACCGTCGTTAGCAGCTACTACTAATACAGCTGCGTCAGCTTGGGATGCACCAGTAATCATGTTTTTAACGAAGTCTCTGTGTCCAGGACAGTCTACTACAGTGTAGTCGTATTTGTTGGTGGAGAATTTTTGGTGAGCTAAGTCAATGGTTACTCCTCTTTCTCTTTCTTCACCTAATTTGTCCATAACAAATCTGAATTTGTCTTCACCTTCATCTAATTGTTGTTCAGCGATTGCACCAGCTTTTAATAATAAGTGTCCTACTAAAGTGGATTTACCGTGGTCAACGTGTCCAATAAATGCTAAATTTAAATGTTCTTTTGCTTTTGCCATTATAAAAACCTCTTTTTATAAATTGTATATAAGTTAAGTATATAATTAAGTAAAATTATTTGTTAAGTTATTTATATTGTTGAATATTTTTGAAATACTTATGAAATAATAATCAATAAATGTTATCAAAGATATATCAACGGATTTATTCTATAACTTACATGTAAAAATTACATGGTAACAATTACATGCAATATAAAATAAATCACATGTAATATAAGAATACTCAACTATATGTATATTATTATATTTTTTATAATATATAAACTATATGATTATAATACTATTTTTTTAATAATTGAAAAAATTAAAAAAACAGTATATTAAGTATAAAACTTAATGAGATTTAATTAAAAAAATAATTAATTAAAATAAAAAATTAAAATTAGGAAAAATTCCTAATTTAATAAAAACAGATCAGAAAAATTAAGATAAAGATTATCTTAATTTAACTTAGAGATTATCTAATTTAGAACTTGTCTAATTTAGAACTTGTCTAACTTAGAACTTATCCTAAGTAGTGGTCAGGACCAAATGGTTCTGGGGATAATCCTTTTCTTTCTCTGATTTGTCTAATAATTTGACTTTGCAATTCTCTTGGTAATCTTTCGAAACCGGAGTTTTCAGTAGACCATAAACATCTACCTTGAGTTGCAGATCTGATTTCACCAGCGAAACCGAACATTTCAGCTACAGGTACTTTAGCTTCAACGTTTACCATGTCACCTTCAGTTGGCATGTCGATGATTTGACCTCTTCTGTTTAAGATTTCTTTAGTACAGGATCCCATGTAATCAGTTGGGGTGTTAATGAAAACTTTTTGAACAGGTTCAAGTAAGGTAGGGTCTGCCATCATCATACCACCTTTAATAGCGTTACGGATAGCAGGTAAAATTTGAGCTGGTCCTCTGTGAACTGCGTCTTCGTGAAGTTTTGCATCTACAAGAGTGAATTTCATACCCATTGCAATTTCGTTTGCAACTGGACCTTCTTCGAGTGCAGATTCGAAACCTTCA from uncultured Methanobrevibacter sp. harbors:
- the rpsJ gene encoding 30S ribosomal protein S10; protein product: MNQARIKLTGTDPEKINYVCDQLKKISERTGVDISGPIPLPTKKLVVPTRKSPDGEGKATWEKWELRIHKRLIGIGADERAMRQIMKVSVPDNVSIEIELK
- the tuf gene encoding translation elongation factor EF-1 subunit alpha, producing MAKAKEHLNLAFIGHVDHGKSTLVGHLLLKAGAIAEQQLDEGEDKFRFVMDKLGEERERGVTIDLAHQKFSTNKYDYTVVDCPGHRDFVKNMITGASQADAAVLVVAANDGVMPQTKEHMFLSMTLGIKQLIIAVNKMDMVDYSEDRFNEVKDEVSDLLRSIGRDPATTPFIPMSAFEGDNIKELSGNMSWYKGSPLMDELDKLVPPEKPVDLPLRIPIQDVYSITGVGTVPVGRVETGIMKQGDNVIFEPAGVSGEVKSIEMHHETFPEAEPGDNIGFNVRGVGKNDIRRGDVAGHTTDAPTVAKEFTAQVVVLQHPGVITVGYTPVFHCHTSQTACTFLDLTSKLDPATGQPEATKPDFIKTGDAAIVQIKPTKPMVMEEAANIPPMGRFAIRDMGQTVAAGLCLKVTDKK